In the genome of Myroides phaeus, one region contains:
- a CDS encoding urease accessory protein UreE: protein MQEVILIDEVLSAEVGCSNEVADVFEIEWFETQKQLIKRQTKQGVELHLTKTVNRDWQQGDLLCANGVCLAKIAVKPALCIVFSSDVEREVADFCYYIGNRHLPLFTDADKKSFTVPYDGNLYEQLLAKLNDKISLQEKTLLMQNEVKHVRKLIKLSNEK, encoded by the coding sequence ATGCAAGAAGTTATTCTAATAGATGAGGTTCTGTCTGCTGAAGTAGGTTGTTCAAATGAAGTTGCTGATGTGTTTGAGATTGAATGGTTTGAAACGCAAAAGCAATTGATTAAAAGACAGACTAAGCAGGGGGTAGAACTTCATCTTACTAAAACAGTGAATAGAGATTGGCAACAGGGAGATTTGCTTTGTGCAAATGGGGTTTGCTTGGCTAAAATAGCTGTAAAACCTGCCTTGTGTATTGTCTTCTCATCTGATGTAGAGCGCGAAGTAGCAGATTTTTGTTACTATATAGGCAACAGGCACTTACCGTTGTTTACCGATGCTGACAAGAAATCGTTTACCGTGCCTTATGACGGGAATTTATACGAGCAATTACTTGCGAAATTAAATGACAAAATCAGCTTACAAGAAAAAACTTTGTTGATGCAAAACGAAGTGAAACATGTGAGAAAACTAATAAAACTATCCAATGAAAAATAA